Within Vicia villosa cultivar HV-30 ecotype Madison, WI linkage group LG1, Vvil1.0, whole genome shotgun sequence, the genomic segment ACAGGAAAAGGTGAACAAAAGCTTTAAAAAATGAGTACGGGTATTTAACGTTGATATTTCGTTGATTGGAAAGATAAACAATGACTTCAAAAATGACCACGTGTATTTAATTGAATGattatttgatttctttgatCTTTCCCATATATTTTCTACGTGAATCAAGAATCACTCCATATccttcaattaataaataattaataaataaaataaaaaacttaatattaataattaataaaaagataattattttttaaataaaatatttctctTTTTAGAAAGTTTGTAAAACCTGAAAATTGATGTGAGAAtgacacttgtcaaaattgcccaaaaactcattttgctttattattatgtatgatgTATGGCTGAATTTGTTTGACTTCCCCTTTCACTTTCCTGTTCTGAACTGTGTTGGATATATGGTACTGAAAGTAGAAGGACTCTGCATAAGCTTGTTTTTATGGAATGATTTCGAATAAAGTGTAGTGAACTGGATATGGTGATTCTGGTTTTGTGTTGCTGACTGATGTTGCTTAGGATCCATTTAACTTGAACTTAACCTAAAATGCTTAAAGGATCTTGAATGAAACTCAGTGAGAATGATGGTGATGGTAGTCGGTGCTGAAATCAGGTCGATTCGTACTGTATAATTTAGTTTCCAATTGCCTTTTATTTTGCTGTTTGAATACGAATATGGACATTCATTTAGCTTTGTGTATGGATATATGCAGTTGGTAAGCCTTGCTGAAATTATGTTAGTTGTATATTTGTTTGGATCTCAATTGGTGTATGTATAATTTATGCAGGTATATGTGCGGTTGATTGGCTATTAGCATGAACATGGTCAGATGGAGGTTAGGGAGTATAGCAGGGCTGTCATGTGTAGCTCTTAAATTGGTTCTGCATGAACTGTTTGAATGAAGATTCAGTGCATTTGATTTGCACGTAACTTGCTCGATTCAGTTCTAAACATGTATGATCCTTGGTTTTTTCTCTGACTGTTTTTATGAGCCAACTGTTATGCAGGATTTGATGGTTCAGCAGGTCTGTGTTTTGATTCGACGCAATGCTTCGATACTCATGAAATTTGTATCTGCACGTCAATGGATGTTTGTGATATCTATGACtgttggtttggtttttgaattGTATGGTTAGAATTGAGTTAGTAAAGGGTTAACTGAGAATGATGTTAGGATTGTTGGTTTGAAACAGTTGAGAGTTAGTGTAAAAATGAGTTTCCTGTGGATGTTAATGTGTGTATGCTAATGCTGGTTCCAATATTTAGAGAGGTCTAGGTTGATGATAAGGTTTAGACGAAAGCGAAATTGAATTTAGATAAAACCGTTTTTGAATTGAAACTACATGAGATTAAAGCCGGGGGACCGGAATTTAAGTGTTTATCTGAATTTGAGCAATGTTTAATGCAGGTCCAAATGTAGGTTGAAGTCATAACTCTGGAGCTTATTTGGCCATGAAGAAGGGAAGAATTGGAAAGAATACGACGGAAACTCGAGGAGGAAGAGGAAATGGAAGACCTTAGTCCTTAGGATAAGTTTGGGGATGTATTTGAATGAAATGATTTGTGTAATTTTCTTGATGACAATGTAATTGAATTGAAGTTGTAATGGTGTACTGAACATGCCCTTGGATGAGAGAATTTGAATCTTGACTTAAAATGTGTAATACTTCTTTTTTATCAAAGTACTTTTGATTTTTTCTCTTTTCCCTCCAATGCctttatttgaatttcaaatctttCTTCAATTTGCAACTTGAATGAAGTCATGATTAGAGAAACCCAAAAAGCCTTAAGATTGACTTTGGCCCAAAAGTCAACCTTCCttggttgactttgaccaaaagtcaaagtcTTGACATTTTTCTCCAATCTTGGAACAATACACCGATTACACCATGTATGTCTGAATCTTTGTAAAACCCAAGAATAATGACTTGCCACCCAAGGGATTAAATGAGTCACACTTTGAATGATGAacaaaacctaattaaaaccttAATGATGAAGAATAATTCGCTTGATGGCAATGGGCTTGAACTTTAAAATGACGAAAGAGAATGTTGGTTGAAACAAGTCCTTGTGGTAAAGAAACCTTTATCCATCGAACCCTTGATCAATGCCATATACACTGATCTCCTGGACCCAAGAttgtttaatgaatgtatgataaGTTGATGCCCTAATGGAAGTATGAAAAGCCTAAGCCAAATTAAATtagaagggtaggacaaatttggggtatgacaaagttCCTCCAGTTGCTTCTTCAATTccgacaattctgatgcagacatcctgtacggtgccataggcACAAGTCTAGTACCAGGCACAAGATCAATAGAACATTCAACTTCTCTCTggaggtacatcaggaatttcatcagggaaaacttcaggaaattctcGCACCACTTGCAACTCATCTATTATAACTTGATTCTCAATAGACAACGATGCCACTAACACGAACACTTTCACTTCTTCTTTCATCAACAGGCGCAACTGTCTAGCAAAAACAATGCAACACCTTCTTCTTCAGGAGTAGAGAACCTCACCGACTTGTCATAACAATTAATATAAACATGATTATACTCTAACCAGttcatacctaaaatcacatccAAACCTCTTAACGGCAAGCAAACAAAATCGACAACAAAGTCTCTATCGAAAATCGACACAGGACACTTtaaacacacaagagaagtagtCACTGATCACTTAGCTGGAGTGTCGACGACCATCTCTCCATTCAACACAATTAGCAGAGATAAACcaatgagtagcaccagtattaataatagtaattagAGGAGTGTTATTAACGATACATGTACCTCTAATGAGTgcatcctcactagtggtctgagttcccgacaaggcgAACACCTTTCCACcagcttgctccttctttggtttCTGACACTTGCTACCAACGTGCCCCTCTTCTCCACATTTGAAACAAACCATCTCCTTATGCTGGCATTCAGACGCCGCATGTCCAAACTTCCCACAACGGAAACACCTCTTCGCTTCAACATTATATACAGTACTCTTATGACCGGCTTTGCCACACTTAAAGCATACAAtaccagcaggagcatctcccccactagtcctCTTGCCTTAAGTATCTTTCTGCTTACCCTTGCCAACTAGAGTATCATAAGGCTTGCCACGGCCTTGTTGACTCTTGCCTCGCTTCTCACTAATAACCTGATAATGAGCATTTTTGTCCTCCTCATAGATTCAACAActatcaaccaaatcagcaaagacaCAAATCTTTTGATAACTAATCACCTTTTTTATTTCCGGGCGCaatccattctcaaacttgatgcccTTCGAAAATTCACCAGTTGGTCCATCATAATGCTGATAGAACTTAGCcaactcaccaaacttagcagcatactcaacAATCGACTTATTCCCTTGTCTCAACTCAAGGAATTTGATTTCCTTATTGCCATAAACATCCTCgggaaagtacttccttaagaactcccTACGGAACACAACCCAAGTGACCTCCTCACTATTAGCCTCCAACTCTCACGAGTCTCCAGCCATCAGTCATCAGCCTTGACTGCTAGCATGTGAGTCTCATACCGAACCTTCTGATCTGGAGTACAATCCATCACATGAAAGATTCTCTCAATCTCATTCAACCATGTCAATGTGCCATCAGGATCATGAGTGCCCTTGAAGACAGGTGGATTCTTcctttggaaggtagccaaattGTGAGACGCTGCATTCTCACCAACGTTCGGCTGATGCTCCAAAGCCCGAGCCATCGCCTCCAATGCAGGAGTAGTTGCAGCATCGTTCCTCCCATCCGTCTCAACtcgtcactacaacacaaaagcaatcagaACTAAATAACAATACTCGATTGTTAGACCATACTATGACACGACACTTGGCCTGACggaccaacctgctctgataccactaatttaacaccccaaatctacccaacagtTTATAATAGAAATCACAGTGCAAAATCACAAAATAACAACATACTTGAGGCGTCACATTTATCGACTTAAAACAATTCACATAAATTCTCTTTatacagatacataacacatgtCAATGGGGAGAATTCATAATCCAATGGTCATTCAAAACCAAGTCAACTTTAAAACAATGCAACGGAATCACAAACTCATAAAGTTCTAAGTAATAGCATATTTgtcaacataaacaaaataacTAAACAACTTCGATAGAAGAAAATCATAATCCAACTTAAACATGACAATAGAAAACAAGACAAACGTTAATCCCTCCGAGAGCTACGTAttagagcaatggacaccaactcgagctACTAACGGTAAACGACTACTCCACATTGTTACCTGCacattaccaacaaagggtaacattcaaacagaaggggtgagatatcaaacaatataaaggaacgtatgataatacttatagcaAAGATAAGATCATACACTATTCACCACTTCTCATTTCAAAGCAACTTGCATCACCACAACAATGTTAATAATcaatcataataacatattcaaattcacaactaAATCATCCACAATTACAACATTCACTTCATAATCACAATGacaatcaaataaaactcaatatgcgactcaagattatgcatatgcatgtggtaccatttggaataaaactcccgtctcaaacattttccaCTTGGGCCACCGTCactttgccattttcaggccatcGTCGCTTTTGCCGTTTTCAGGCCATCATCtcttttatgcaatggatgtgagtCAATGGTGCACATACACAAACACAACATTCATAATACATAACAACATTGTCTAAACATATCAATTCAATGCCAAGATTCAATGGcaagaacaacatcattactttttgaaaattctagtaactcacgcttgatgtcgtactggatgttatgacatccacaattacacaacacaaAACGTTAAAAACAAAaacgcataaaaacaataaagaacacactgaattgtttacccagttcggttcaaataacctactctgggggctaccaagccagggaggaaatccaATATAAGCATTATTAGTTCGAAGTTAAACTCCcctgtttacaactcctcacttaagacctacccaatgaaattccaatctattcctagacctgagtatctccactcactccccctcaatcacagcagtgattacaaacaaacattaaacaaattcagagagaagacacacttcaaaaacacaccttgatctgcttaaaagcttcaatcaagagacacacactcgtgcttaaaagcttagaatGACACTTaacaaacaacctattccaatacaatcatcaaaagacaattgcttggagtacaagagacagctacaaaactacggttcttcacaattaaaaataatctctctgcattccaaattaggattgaagtcttcttatatgcagctcttgggccttgggcttttcaagaatcaaattagggttaaccaagttaacctaatttacacaccatctggttgttacagaatgtgtaGTCAACGaaatcttctagacgaaatattcagcacacaataaaaggtttcctaaattgtagattgagagaaatcaggaaacacattaataaaatataacatcccctgctgtcagacaaggatgtcatgacattcaccaacagaacctgtattagctaaacacaaatgcaacctgcataacacaatataaatcatgtcatgacatcagtcaagacattaaacacccaggtatgttttactACAAATttagccaacatgaaaacatctacACTTTTATAGTAATTCGTCACTTCTCAATCATGTCACTATGTCATATCATCATACATTATTTCACTTCGCAATACAACACAGTATCAGAAAATACAATTCAAGAAAAGTTATCAAAAATCATTCCAATCATTCTCATTAGATAGACATTGATTTCAGATTTGTGGAGGTTCAAACGGTGCGCGAAaaggagttacgaatcaaaagatAGAGCAGTTAGAAGTTTCAAAATGTTTTTGACAGCAAAGTTTGCTTAGCGCGCTTCAAGCGCACTTTGTAGAACAAAAACAGAAGCGAACCACTTTCTCAGCCCCGCTTAGCGAGCCAATCTAGCTTAGCGGGCCAACCTCTCTTAGCGGGCCAACGAATATCAAAATTTGTTCCTAGACTTCGCTTAGCGGACCAGGGgtcgcttagcggacgtgcgattttgCAGAAAAATAACCACAAACACAGTTCTGCGAAAAAGCTACCCCACACCTCAAAATCACTTCTAGACAACAATTAACAACAAATATAACCACTATTCAACATCTATtaacaacaatcatcatcaacaacatgtttaGAAACACAAATCCCTATAATgtagcataaaccctaacaatttcaattCACATCCATGGTTACTAAGCATGTAATTAAAACCCCACCATAATATATCATCATACAATcccttatcatgaaagaatcccacccttaccttaggttttggattgaagacaactctatctTCAATTTGGGATTTGACCTAGCTTTCTCTcctcttcccttctttctcttcttttctcttctttcaccaaatgatCTTCTAATTCTATTTTCTCAATTTCCCTTGTTTTGTTTAACTCACTAACTTattattactaatgggctctaattagcacATCTCATTTACTAACACTACCACTAAGTTAGGCCCAAAATCATTAGTCACATAATTAACTCATAAATCACAAAacatacaataaaataaataattaaactaaaaacggGTGTTAcatcaatggactaagagtagtttcaccggaaataattctcctcttagtacaaaggttttaaaacaaaaggtTGGTTGAACTTTAACAATATAAAACCATTTTAACTTATTTTGAAAACAACTTTGACTTTGTTTCAaatctttttaatataaaaagcaatattttgcaagatagaataaaagaatttcaagaaaatgacataaggctcaaattttattaATGGAATGGTAGTCCGCGTACGGCATGACTCCATGGAttacaaagtttgaaaatggtAACTTTTAATGGAAAGGGTACATTGAAATACAATGATCACTagtctccctaacaactttgaataTCAGGCGTACGCTAACTTCGGTTGAGAGTCTTCAGAGAATATCTTCAAGATGGTCAGGTTGCACCGGATGTGGTTACTTGGCAGATTCCCTAATTTTTTGCATGGATTGCCTTCGTAGGTTTTTAATCCATCgggatattttctttttatttgtctctaattttttcctggacttccctttcaggttttcagtccatcgAGAcgctttttttttgcctaagtcgccttttcaggtttttaacttagcgagcttttattttccctttttttaggcgaagtatttctttaCCATATCGGCATTCACAGGACGTGGGAATTCTTCACCATCCATAGTCGTAAGAGTCAAAGCACCGCCTGAAAAGGCTCTCTTAACAACATATAAACCTTCATAATTAGGAGTCCATTTTCCCATGGAATTTGGTTGAAGAGGTAATATCCTCTTGAGCACAAGATCACCCTCCTTAAATCTTCAAGGTCTGACTTTCTTGTCAAAGGCTCTCTTCATCCTTTCTTGGTAAAGTTGACCGTGATACAAGGTGGTCATTCTTTTCTCTTGAATAAGATTCAATTGACCGTATCTAGCTTGATACAATTCAACTTCTGATAACTTTGCTTTCATTAGGATCCTCATGGAGGGAATTTCAACCTCTATCGGGAGTACAACTTCCATGCCATATGCCAAGGAGAAAGGTGTTGCCCCAGGTAATATGCAGACTGTAGTACGGTAGATATCAAAGGTGTTGCCCCAGGTAAGGAGCAATACCATATCAAAGTTTCTCTTGTAGAGCACATTTCCAGTCAGGAAGAAATTACCAGACAATCTTCTCAAAGTTCTTTTGTCTTTGCTAGATGCCCTAGGTGGGTACTCTTGTTTCTGTAAGAAGATTTTGATGTCATGAAACCACGGTTTGTCATCCGTGAGAACTTCAACAATGAATACATGAGTCGGCCTATCAAGGCGCATGATTATTATTTGAGGAGCTTCATTTAGAAATTTCACTTGAATCATGGAAGCCAGAGTAGCCAATGCATCTGCCATTTGATTTTCCTCACGAGGTATGtgatggaattcaactttgttgaagaaagtcagcAGTCTTCAGGCATAAACTCTATAAGGAATTAAGCCAGGGTGACAGGTtccccattctcctttgatctgattgATAACTAGAACaaaatctccatatacatccaaaatCTTGATTCTAAGATCAATGGCTTCCTCCagtcccatgatacaagcttcgtatttTGCCATATTATTGGTGTAGTCAAACATCAGTCTTGCAATAAATGGTACGTGAGATCCTTGTGGCATGATAATTATTGCATCGATTGACCATAAGCATTAACAGCTCCATCAAATACCAAACCCCATcggattcaggatctggcccttctttAGGTAAAGGCTCTTTGTAATCTTTTgatttcaaatacatgatatatTCATCTGGGAAGTCTTCTTGCAAGGATTGATCATCGTCAATGGGTTGATAAGCCAAATGATCAGCTAAAACACTCCATTTGTTGGCTTTTTGGGCACGatattggatgtcatactctgataATAACATCTGCTAGCGAGCAATTCTTCCAGTCAAAGCAGCCTTTTCAAACaggtatttgattggatccattttggatatgAGATATGTAGTATGGGTGAATATGTACTGCCTTAGCATGCGAGCAGCCCATACAAGAgtgcaacaagttttctcgagcagtgaatatcttgtttcacagtcggtatacTTTTTTCTTAAGTAATAAATAGCATACTCTTTTCGACTAGACTCGTCTTGATGACCCAGGACACACCTTATAGAGTCTTCAAGCATGGTCAAATACATTATCAATGGTCTTCCTTCTACCAAAGGGCTCAAAATTGGAGGTTCCAGTAGGTATTCTTTGATACCATCAAAAGATTTCTGACATTCTTCTGCCCATTTACATTCTTGGtccttgcggagaagcttgaaaattggtccACAAGTTGCAATCATAtgggagataaatctggagatgtaattcaatcgttCAAGAAATCCTCTGACTTGCTTTTTGTTCTTGGTGGAGGAATTTCTTGAATAGccttgactttgtcgggatcaatTTCAATACCTCTTTGGATGAAGATGAAACCCATGAGCTTTCTAGAGCGAACACCAAATGTGCACTTTCTTGGGTTCATACGGAGCTTATACTTTCTCAAATGTTAGAACAACTTTAGTAGGTGCCCCACATGTTCTTCTTTTCATGCAAACTTgtcaatcatgtcgtccacataaacttcaatttctttatgaatCATATCACGGAAGagagtagtcatggctctttgataagttgccccaacatttttcaaaccaaacggCATTACACAGTAACAAAATGTCCCAACGGTGTGATAAAAtttgttttctccatatcttcgggCGCCATCATGATTTGATTCTAACAtgaaaatccatccatgaatgagaagaCTTTAAACTTAACAGTGCTATCCACCAGCATATCAATATGTGGCaatggaaaatcatcttttggactagctctgttcaaatctctataatcaacaaaCATTCTGACTTTTCCCTCCTTTTTGGGAacaggcactatgttggccaaccattgataCCCTGATGTGACGGGGAAACCAACATGGATCTACTTCTGaacctcttctttgatcttgTCTTCCATATCTGGGTGGGTTCTTCTCAACTTCTGTTTGACGGGCGGACATTATGGTTTTAATGGTAATCTGTGATCTACAATATTGGCATCCAACCGGGGCATATCTTGATAGCTCCAAGAAAAGACATCCATATATTCTTTTAACAGTTCAACCATTCTCTCTTTGACGCTTGCATTTAACAATGCCCCAATTCacacttctcttctctcttcttcagTACCCGAATTAATTACTTCCAAAGGCTCTTTGTGCGGCTCAATGATATTTTTCTCGTGCTCAAGTAGAcgttgaaggtggagaaaaaacacaagaaaggggggttttaattgtgttcttcaatatttatttccctttctataaatcttttctttcttctaatCTCTCATTTTCTTGGATATGCTTTGGataatgttgcggaagcatgtttgAAATAATAATGCATAACCAACGAGATAGACATTCATTTAGCTTCTTTtcttcatcagaacttctgactttgtTAAGTACAATTCTGAAGATAGACCGCATGGAAGTTCTGAGTTAAATGAACGGTTTAGAAattaaaagacacattcatttttatcttggttcaccttctcaataaggctatctccagtccaccctcctcaaGTGATTTTGCCTCTTTCCatagaggacttaatccactataatcaatcttgattacaactgcacaacTAACTGTCGTGACTAACCATCTGCATAAGCTACCAATAagtgactaaccctagatgaTAAATCGTTCAATGATATTagcaagatataacgttcatcaacctAGAAACTTATGCACAAGCTACTCGCAAGTGACTAACCCGAATAAACTGTTCAGTGATCTAATTCTcaaatataacattcattgacccctttgaacttctgaccttcacttggtcttcTAAGAGGATTTTTATAATGACCACAGTCATTGTCatctcaagcttctgacctttACTTGGTCACTTAAGGAATAATCGACTTCAAGTTTGGTTACAATATGATGCTTCTCAACAAGCAGATTTTCTAGTCATCTAGGTacatattgtttttttttgacACATTGACAAGTAACCTCTTCTGGTGTATAAACAAGTGATTAGAAGATTCTTAAGAGATAACACAATATAAGTAACAACTCTTGTGTCATATGTATCCTTACAAGAATTATTGTAGTCTTCTAGTCTTCGTCTTCAAGACGGGATCTTCACTTATTTGTTGATAAGCACAGTAAGAGCATTAACTCTTTGTATTGAGTGCTTCTTCAATCTGATCTTTGTCTTCGTTTGTCTGAAAGCTGattaagagcaacaactcttgaTTTAAATTTCTTTTGGTGTAATGATCTTTCTTTTCACTCTTTATACTTATCATGGAGCTTGTTAAGCTAGAACCACATTAATGAACTTAAGCAAACATACTAcactttagagcaacaactcagtgtattttGTTTCTTTAGCCATTGAATGTGAGGATTTAAACATTGATTATGTATTTGTGGATTTCTTTCAGATGTATTTCCAACTTTCATTACTCCACTGGAGCGTACTGCATAACATGCAAAATCTTCTTTTCTTCACTCGGTTTTCTTCATATGGACATGTTGTAGTACTTAAAACACTcttactttctttttcttctttctgtaTTTGTGGATTTCTTTAGTGTAACTTGGTGCAATTATGCATGCATTCCACATACTTTAATTTGAAGCTTTTGTTCTTTTATAGCCACTTGAATAGTACCGTTGGAACATTTTTAATGTTTCAATAAATGCATTGTAACTCGTGTACTGCAAGGAGATGCTTTTACGACATATCTTATCTTGAATATAGAGATAACTTGTAAGCTGAGCTTGTATCTACTTTCGCGTGGTTCCAAGATTCACATGTGACTTTATCATTATTGATTTTTTATCGATCACTATGTTTGTATTGGATGTGCTGAAACTAAattcttcagaacttctgatctgtCTTTTGGACCTGGTAGATTTCTGATATAATTATCATGCTTGTTTCATATCCTGCATGTTGAATGAGTCTTGTAGGAACATCTGCACATATAATAAAactattagtaataaaattgttactaacaaaatatatgcttgttatcaccAAAACCCGATTCTGAACGTAGATCCCAATCTTGTTGTAACATACGGGAGATCTCTTCAGGGATTTCTTCACTACTTTCTTCCCCAGCTTCGTACACGGGGTATTCAAAGTTGGGAGGGGGCCTAGGATCATTGTTTCAATGGGTTTTTCAAGAGATAATCTACACAtgatttatgttttgtttttagaaacaaataacaatgcaagagtgtatgtgcAAATTTtgaaatactattttttattgtttttattggttttttaggAGTTaccattttttgaaaaagataaacGATAAACAAAATGAAAGCAAAAAttgcttttttattaatgatttgaaacaaagccctacacAGTTTCATTTTTGTCTTGGGCAGAACAAAAGGAATTATTTTAAAACAACCCGACATAACACTCTTTCGCCTTTGGTAGAGCGAAaggatttaaaaaaaacataaaattacttAGACTCATGAACAACAGACGAAATGTTAACGGAGGTCCAGTTGGAGTTGGCCTCTTCACGCGTCACGAAGCTTGAACATTCTGGAACATCTTCAATGATAGTAGTTATGTCTTGATCATCTGGATTGATGTAGCCATCACTTTGAAAGGTCTCATGCATTTTCTTGTTGTAGCTTGTAGATTCAGGTTCCTTACGCATCTTTCCAGGATGAAATAGACGCATTGGCTTTCTTTTCGTGCATAGGATTGACAATTTCCAAAGCTTGGAACTGAGCCTCAATCTCTTCGATTTTTGGAACAGAAGACAGTTGACTGACGAACATAGTCTGCTTTCCATAAACAGTTATCAATTTGTCTCTCACAGCAAATTTCAGCATCTGATGAAGGGTGGAAGTGACAGCTCGAGCACTATGGGTCCAGGGCTTTCCTAACAAACAGCTGGAAGCGGGATAAATATCCATTATCTGAAAGGTGATTTCAAAATCATGAGGTCTGATGCGGATAGTAGATCAATCTCTCTAATCACAGTGCGCTTTGAACCATCGAAAGCTTTCACAACAATTTCCTTCAGTTTTATAGTTGACCCTTGATAGGACAACCTTTCTAAGGTGCTTCTAGGCATGACATTCAAGGATGAAACAGTATCAACTAGCACATTCGTCAGGGTGTCGT encodes:
- the LOC131658420 gene encoding uncharacterized protein LOC131658420, yielding MARALEHQPNVGENAASHNLATFQRKNPPVFKGTHDPDGTLTWLNEIERIFHVMDCTPDQKVREFLRKYFPEDVYGNKEIKFLELRQGNKSIVEYAAKFGELAKFYQHYDGPTGEFSKGIKFENGLRPEIKKVISEKRGKSQQGRGKPYDTLVGKAGHKSTVYNVEAKRCFRCGKFGHAASECQHKEMVCFKCGEEGHVGSKCQKPKKEQAGGKVFALSGTQTTSEDALIRGTCIVNNTPLITIINTGATHWFISANCVEWRDGRRHSS